In Amaranthus tricolor cultivar Red isolate AtriRed21 chromosome 5, ASM2621246v1, whole genome shotgun sequence, a genomic segment contains:
- the LOC130813619 gene encoding uncharacterized protein LOC130813619 gives MGKKKDVDNFTKTQIMHDLLTSANSNGKLQHGFINEIAKKYDLHRRTIGRIWRQIRDQKKHNLPINVNNMKSLTNGKARIAFDENKFKSIEKAKKTTLRSLSKAMEVSYTTVCRWKKKRYFRKHTNAIKPLLTDKNKLDRLIFCLSSCILDEQTKNFTFNEMKNVVHIDEKLFYITRTQQTFYLTQDEIEPHREIQSKRFIPKIMFMCAVARPIFSIEGEMIFDGKIGIFPFTHEVAAQRSSKNRKRGEPETKPIQSITKEHTRDMIVHKILPAIRLKWPSDLSKTIFIQQDNAKPHIIDDDEVFREVATLDGFNFHLVQQPPNSPDMNVLDLGFFRSIQSLQHQKSAYNYSQLVKAVTTSFDNLTPNALKNVWITLQACKIEVIKKLGGMDYAIPHMSKAKLEREGRLPHCLGVQQETIYQALRYLETKVDKTTLEGILFYLGITEATSQATTEKQQQNQQHIFQQEQKQQQKQHQHEQQNHVNMTHMSILLGFLLYSLLGYSVRQMFRSKHDRYNLNSSQITQIPYQLPPTSGKNIAS, from the exons atgggaaaaaaaaaagatgtagaTAATTTCACTAAGACTCAAATAATGCATGACCTTTTAACGTCAGCAAACAGTAATGGGAAGCTACAACACGGGTTCATCAACGAAATTGCGAAGAAGTACGATTTGCATAGGAGGACAATCGGAAGGATATGGAGACAGATTCGTGatcaaaaaaaacacaatttaccAATTAATGTCAACAATATGAAGTCATTGACCAACGGTAAAGCTCGAATCGCCTttgatgaaaacaaattcaaatcaattgaaaaagcGAAGAAGACAACCTTAAGATCACTTTCAAAGGCTATGGAAGTAAGCTACACCACAGTATGCAGATGGAAAAAAAAGAGGTACTTTCGCAAGCACACCAACGCAATCAAACCGTTACTTACAGACAAAAATAAACTCGACaggttaattttttgtcttagTAGTTGCATTTTAGATGAGCAAACAAAGAATTTCACatttaatgaaatgaaaaatgtaGTCCACATTGATGAAAAGTTGTTTTACATTACAAGGACACAACAAACATTTTATCTAACTCAAGATGAAATAGAGCCTCATAGAGAAATCCAATCAAAAAGATTTATCCCCaagatcatgtttatgtgtgccGTTGCAAGACCGATCTTTTCTATTGAAGGTGAGAtgatttttgatggaaagataggcaTTTTTCCATTCACACATGAAGTGGCAGCACAAAGAAGTTCAAAAAACAGAAAGAGAGGAGAGCCAGAGACcaaaccaatacaatcaatcactaaaGAACACACAAGAGACATGATTGTGCACAAGATACTACCAGCAATTAGACTTAAATGGCCATCAGATTTAAGCAAAACAATTTTCATTCAACAGGACAATGCTAAACCACACATTATAGATGATGATGAGGTGTTTAGAGAGGTGGCTACACTAGATGGATTTAACTTCCacttagtgcaacaacctcctaACTCACCGGATATGAATGTGCTAGACTTAGGGTTCTTTAGGTCAATACAATCTTTACAGCATCAAAAATCAGCATACAACTACTCACAATTAGTTAAGGCAGTAACCACATCATTTGACAATCTAACACCAAATGCACTGAAGAATGTATGGATCACATTGCAAGCATGTAAaattgaagttattaagaaactaGGTGGTATGGATTATGCAATTCCACACATGAGCAAAGCAAAACTAGAAAGGGAAGGGAGACTCCCACATTGTTTGGGGGTACAGCAGGAAACAATTTACCAGGCACTAAGGTATCTGGAAACAAAGGTGGATAAAACTACATTGGAgggcattttattttacttggggATCACAGAAGCAACATCACaagcaacaacagaa aagcaacaacagaaTCAACAGCATATATTCCagcaagaacagaagcaacaacagaagcaacACCAGCATGAACAACAGAACCATGTAAATATGACACACATGAGTATACTTTTGGGTTTCCTTTTGTACTCACTTTTGGGTTACAGTGTAAGGCAAATGTTTAGGTCTAAACATGAT AGATACAATTTGAACTCATCACAGATAACCCAAATCCCATACCAATTGCCTCCTACATCTGGCAAGAACATAGCCTCCTAA